The Ictalurus furcatus strain D&B chromosome 5, Billie_1.0, whole genome shotgun sequence genome includes a region encoding these proteins:
- the adamts13 gene encoding A disintegrin and metalloproteinase with thrombospondin motifs 13, whose translation MAALMSLFLASVLVDTAFLTSRISLEKDFLQSLAPEDIFHYFGTNSTTLVPEFELVWVNCFKDESGGKHCSFQAQGKDFKLRWRNEPSLSFPSNLELAINATLSVIKRRDNKCCKQLDVLKPEDARSFLSVCDGKLQGLLLLQSGKLHVHPLFHKHSDHLRNTVVTPPGVPHLLLPHPSPMRTYLQQSQSHRRLQRSFPGAEVTHLELLVVVGPDVHEVHKQDTEKYILTNLNIASELLRDVTLGANIRVHLIRMIVFTEPEPDIQISDDITSSLRSVCEWGHKVNPSTETDPLHADLLLYITRFDLVLPSGNKQVRGVTQLGGVCSSQWNCVITEDTGFDLGITIAHEIGHSFGINHDGAGNTCSTGGFIMGSDGGYNSVDLTWSQCSRDQLLNFYSAGKAECVKDVPVLGGSLQEWKPGLYYGVDDQCRIAFGSTATACSFTSNDMATCRFLSCHVIPGDRSTCTRLLVPLLDGTECGLNQWCLKGRCVSTSKLSSSQLVHGSWSSWSEYSSCSRTCGGGITYRKRECNNPRPAFGGRDCEGEGTEAELCNRKLCESNQQEFMAQQCSDTDHQPLQLSAYSTTAYSWIPAVGFISGDAQCKLMCRSREQDFMVSRGAQFIDGTRCELDSPVTDGSVTACLKGKCKVFGCDGVLHSGKVEDVCGVCGGNGSTCHLITGSYTGGEAKEYVTFLVLPVNASQVHINNWNPVFTHMAVLMNDEYIVAGDGDIALNTTHPSPLEENHMIYNLYLTPDLLPHTEELILSGPISDKIHIQVYRKYGREYGDITSPNISYQYYMPDAETVEKIIEGRWSTVISSCSVTCGSGIQRVSQECVDMNTQEHLEEKFCVSVTPKPTTLQPCHLPDCPPSWVLGEFGPCSAPCGVGERLRSVACTQKRGMETVALPDSACSQMIKPAATETCNTQLCSTRWQISEPGDCSAVCGPGEAHRPVSCVRFHRGADSEVDESLCLHPKPSERVPCVVDVCPIGWETHGKDQQDHKGSLAVILQSKIVPVYVWSPVIGHCTKTCGNGTQQIWFSCVDHQSQLDVPEFLCDRFSKPEPYTKLCVQSPCPAMWRYIQGVCSVSCGGGVARRVLYCSQQAAGGDGGMEEVVADSACLPASRPLKVVPCNTEPCPARWQVGGQGPCSVSCGLGVALRRASCVQFDGKLDREVEDERCEEGKKPPLTVPCFTQACSFHWGVQEWSECSVSCGYGIQSRTVSCLGPSSPLPITPILCVHLPKPITIQACYYSTNCSTPAPSTAPTEEPEAWSKRSAWKLFHEEKRTTSAPAGDTEKFSEVLPTVPVLRSTSTLSTQPPQSSLCGQLLLQDTGIIDLRNVSERRCFISIGRPLDEVIQIKIESSSLNCRHKENLALYERKSLRQICEKMAGKTLISRSNVLLVRQNRLTPGNGVLLSYHSKKNMKKSHREDCDVQLFSSSGLIENPVRSSSSSSSGMQSCRVFIDAPPALRIQIRALSVFNATSSDSAYLLIRDVDAVKTAVFQGTQLFHWSSTGSRAEVEFHGEYQHMKGTFRAEYSYIKPEEAKLM comes from the exons ATGGCTGCTCTGATGTCGCTCTTTCTGGCGTCCGTCCTGGTGGACACGGCTTTCTTAACGTCTCGGATTTCCCTGGAGAAG GATTTTTTACAGTCTCTGGCCCCTGAGGACATATTCCattattttggcacaaattcaACAACATTAG TACCTGAATTTGAGCTTGTGTGGGTGAATTGCTTTAAAGATGAGAGTGGTGGAAAACACTGCTCATTTCAAGCCCAGGGGAAAGACTTCAAACTGAGGTGGAGAAACGAGCCATCCTTGTCCTTTCCCTCCAACCTGGAGCTCgccatcaatgccacactcagTGTAATAAAGAGGAGGGATAATAAGTGTTGTAAGCAACTAGACGTACTGAAGCCAGAAGATGCTAGATCTTTTCTCTCAGTGTGTGATGGAAAACTT CAAGGCCTGCTTCTCTTGCAGTCTGGAAAGCTTCACGTTCATCCACTGTTCCATAAACACTCAGATCACTTGAGAAACACGGTGGTCACACCTCCAGGTGTACCACATCTGCTCTTGCCCCACCCATCACCCATGAGGACATATCTTCAACAGTCACAGA GTCACCGTAGGCTCCAGAGGTCATTTCCAGGGGCAGAGGTCACTCATTTAGAGCTGCTGGTGGTAGTCGGTCCCGATGTCCACGAAGTTCATAAGCAGGacacagagaaatacatccTCACCAACCTGAACATT GCGTCCGAGCTGTTACGTGACGTCACTCTAGGGGCAAATATAAGAGTCCACTTGATCCGTATGATCGTTTTCACTGAGCCAGAG cCAGACATTCAGATCTCTGATGACATCACTTCCTctctgaggagtgtgtgtgagtggggtcATAAAGTCAACCCTTCCACTGAGACTGACCCTCTACATGCAGACCTGCTCTTGTACATCACCAG GTTCGATTTAGTCTTGCCCAGTGGGAATAAACAGGTGAGAGGTGTGACCCAGCTGGGCGGAGTCTGTTCTAGCCAGTGGAATTGCGTAATTACAGAAGATACAGGCTTCGACCTCGGCATCACTATCGCACATGAGATTGGACACAG TTTTGGAATAAACCATGATGGTGCAGGCAACACATGCAGCACTGGCGGGTTTATAATGGGGTCTGATGGCGGTTACAACAGTGTAGATCTCACCTGGTCTCAATGCAGCAGAGACCAGCTCCTTAACTTCTACAG TGCAGGCAAGGCAGAGTGTGTGAAGGATGTACCGGTGCTGGGAGGATCACTGCAGGAGTGGAAACCCGGACTGTATTATGGTGTGGATGATCAGTGTCGCATCGCGTTCGGGAGCACAGCCACCGCCTGCTCCTTCACTAGCAATGACATG GCTACCTGTCGATTTCTGTCCTGCCACGTCATCCCTGGCGATCGCAGCACCTGCACCCGACTTCTTGTGCCGCTGTTGGACGGCACTGAATGTGGACTAAATCAG TGGTGTTTAAAGGGCCGTTGTGTATCTACATCCAAACTGAGCTCCTCTCAGCTGGTTCATGGCTCCTGGTCGTCCTGGTCTGAATACTCCTCCTGTTCACGCACCTGTGGAGGAGGGATCACGTACCGCAAGAGAGAGTGCAACAATCCCAG GCCAGCATTTGGTGGGAGAGACTGTGAAGGAGAGGGGACGGAGGCTGAACTTTGTAATCGAAAG CTGTGTGAAAGTAACCAGCAGGAGTTCATGGCCCAGCAGTGCTCAGATACAGACCATCAACCCCTCCAGCTTTCTGCATACTCAACCACAGCCTACTCATGGATACCTGCAGTTGGTTTCATTTCAG GTGATGCTCAGTGTAAGCTGATGTGTCGCTCTCGTGAGCAGGACTTCATGGTGAGTCGTGGGGCTCAGTTTATCGACGGGACGAGGTGTGAACTTGACAGCCCTGTCACTGATGGTTCAGTTACTGCCTGCCTTAAAGGGAAGTGCAAG GTGTTTGGCTGTGATGGAGTGTTGCACTCTGGGAAGGTGGAGGACGTTTGCGGGGTGTGTGGAGGAAATGGCAGCACCTGCCATCTTATTACTGGCTCTTACACCGGTGGAGAAGCCAAAG AATATGTCACATTCCTCGTTCTGCCAGTGAATGCCTCTCAGGTCCACATTAATAATTGGAATCCAGTTTTCACACATATGG ctGTGCTGATGAATGATGAATATATAGTAGCTGGAGATGGGGATATAGCATTAAACACCACTCACCCTTCACCTTTGGAGGAGAACCACATGATCTATAATCTCTACCTCACCCCTGACCTCCTACCTCATACAGAAGAGCTCATTCTCTCTGGACCAATCTCAGACAAGATCCACATACAG GTGTATCGCAAATATGGAAGGGAATACGGAGACATCACAAGCCCAAACATCTCCTATCAGTACTACATGCCTGACGCTGAAACTGTGGAGAAGATAATTGAAGGTCGATGGTCCACAGTCATTTCGTCTTGTTCTGTAACCTGTGGCTCAG GGATTCAGAGGGTTAGTCAGGAGTGCGTTGACATGAACACACAGGAACACCTAGAAGAGAAATTCTGCGTCTCAGTTACTCCAAAACCAACCACCCTGCAGCCATGTCACCTACCGGACTGCCCACCCAG TTGGGTTCTGGGTGAATTTGGTCCTTGCAGCGCCCCCTGTGGAGTTGGAGAGCGGCTGCGTTCTGTGGCCTGTACGCAGAAACGGGGTATGGAAACAGTGGCGTTGCCAGATTCTGCATGCTCTCAAATGATCAAACCTGCGGCAACAGAAACCTGCAACACTCAGCTGTGCTCTACCAG ATGGCAAATCTCAGAGCCTGGTGATTGTTCAGCTGTGTGTGGTCCAGGCGAGGCTCACAGACCAGTGTCCTGCGTCCGCTTCCACCGTGGCGCTGACTCGGAGGTAGACGAAAGCCTCTGTTTACACCCCAAACCTTCTGAACGTGTCCCGTGTGTGGTGGATGTGTGCCCCATTGGCTGGGAAACACACGGGAAG GATCAGCAAGACCACAAAGGGTCACTTGCTGTAATACTCCAGTCCAAAATAGTCCCAGTGTACGTGTGGAGCCCTGTGATCGGCCATTGCACTAAGACTTGTGGAAATG gtactCAGCAGATATGGTTCTCCTGTGTGGACCATCAATCACAACTAGATGTCCCAGAGTTCCTTTGTGATCGCTTTAGTAAACCTGAACCGTATACAAAGCTGTGTGTCCAGTCACCCTGTCCTGCCAT GTGGCGCTACATACAGGGAGTGTGCAGTGTGTCCTGTGGAGGTGGTGTGGCAAGAAGGGTGCTGTACTGCTCTCAGCAGGCTGCAGGGGGAGATGGAGGCATGGAAGAAGTGGTAGCAGACTCAGCCTGTCTCCCTGCTTCCAGACCTCTAAAAGTTGTACCATGTAACACTGAGCCCTGTCCAGCAAG GTGGCAGGTGGGTGGACAGGGTCCATGTTCAGTGTCCTGTGGCCTGGGTGTCGCATTAAGGAGGGCCTCGTGTGTCCAGTTCGATGGAAAATTGGACAGAGAAGTTGAAGATGAGCGTTGTGAAGAAGGCAAGAAGCCTCCTCTCACAGTGCCCTGCTTCACCCAGGCCTGCTCCTTCCACTGGGGTGTACAGGAGTGGAGTGAG TGTTCAGTCTCTTGTGGATATGGGATCCAGTCTCGAACTGTCTCATGCCTTGGGCCGTCCAGTCCTCTACCCATCACTCCCATTCTCTGTGTCCACCTTCCCAAACCCATTACTATCCAGGCCTGCTACTACAGCACCAACTGCTCCACCCCGGCTCCAAGCACTGCTCCTACAGAGGAACCAGAGGCCTGGAGCAAGAGGAGTGCATGGAAACTCTTCCATGAGGAGAAGAGGACCACATCTGCACCTGCTGGAGACACAGAGAAGTTCTCAGAAGTTCTACCTACAGTACCAGTGTTGAGGAGCACCTCAACGTTGTCGACACAACCTCCACAGAGCA GTTTGTGTGGGCAGCTCTTGCTTCAGGATACGGGAATCATCGACCTACGGAATGTCAGCGAGAGACGGTGTTTCATCTCTATTGGCCGTCCTCTTGATGAAGTCATCCAAATCAAAATCGAGTCCAGCTCTCTTAATTGTAGACACA AAGAGAATCTTGCCCTTTATGAGAGAAAGTCTCTGAGGCAAATCTGTGAAAAGATGGCCGGAAAGACGCTGATTTCACGATCTAATGTTCTGTTGGTGCGTCAAAACCGTCTCACCCCCGGCAATGGAGTGCTGCTTTCCTATCATAGTAAGAAGAACATGAAGAAAAGCCATCGTGAAG ATTGTGATGTTCAGCTGTTCTCGTCATCTGGTTTGATCGAGAACCCAGTTAGGAGTTCATCATCCTCGTCCTCCGGCATGCAGTCTTGTCGGGTGTTCATCGATGCCCCGCCTGCATTAAGGATACAGATCAGAGCGCTATCTGTATTTAATGCAACCTCCTCAGATTCCGCATATCTGCTG ATCCGAGATGTAGACGCTGTGAAAACCGCAGTGTTTCAAGGCACGCAGCTTTTCCACTGGAGTTCTACAGGAAGCAGGGCAGAAGTGGAATTCCATGGGGAGTACCAGCACATGAAGGGAACATTTAGAGCAGAGTATTCTTATATTAAGCCTGAGGAGGCTAAACTTATGTAG